In Sphingomonas oryzagri, the genomic stretch CATCTCGTCGGCGGCGACCTCGTGCACGTTGACGGTGCGCGTCGGCGGGTTGGCACGGAATTCCTTCGCCACCACCACGTCGTAGGGCAGATGGACGGTGCAATTGGCCTTGTCGGCCGCATCCATGATCTCGTTGGCGGTGCCGGTGAGATCATGCTCGCACAGCGACTTGCCCACATCCACACCGCGCGCGGCGAGGAAGGTATTGGCCATGCCGCCGCCGATGATCAGATGATCGACCTTGGTGACGAGATGCTTCAGCACGTCGAGCTTGGTCGAGACCTTGGCGCCGCCGACCACCGCCGCGACGGGATGCTCGGGATTGCCCAGCGCCTTCTCCAGCGCCTTCAACTCGGCTTCCATCGAGCGCCCGGCATAGGCCGGCAGCTTGTGGGCGAGGCCCTCGGTCGAGGCGTGGGCGCGGTGCGCGGCGGAGAAGGCGTCGTTGACGTAGAGATCGCCGAGGCTGGCGAAGCGATCGACCACGGCCGGATCGTTCTTCTCCTCGCCGCCGAAGAAGCGGGTGTTCTCCAGCACCGCGATGTCGCCGGGCTGAAGCGCGGCGACCGCTTCCTTGTCACCTTCCCAATCGACATACTTCACATCGCGGCCCAGCACGTCGGCGAGCGACTGGACCACCTTCCTGAGCGAAAACTCTTCGGACGGCTGGCCCTTCGGCCGACCGAAATGAGCGAGGACCAGCACGATCGCGCCCTTGTCGGACAGCTCGGCGACGGTCGGCGCGGCGGCACGAAGGCGGGTGTCGTCAGTGACCCTATTCCCATCCATCGGCACGTTCAGATCCTCGCGCACCAGCACGCGCTTGCCGGTCACATCCCCGATATAGTCGAGCGTCTTGAAAACCGTCATACCGCCTCCCGAAATTCCTGTGTCTCGATCGAGACGGGATCGCCGATCGCGATGTCGCCCGCCTCGACCACCTTCATCGTCCGGCCACCGCGCCAGCCCGGCGTCAGCGCCGCTTCCAGACCGACCGCGACGGATTCCATGCGCACGCACGGATCGCACTCGCCGGTGATCGCGAACAGCGCATCGCCGACGCGCAGCAGCGCGCCCGCTTCACGCGGCAGATCCAGCCCGTCGATCAGCAAATTGACCCGCCGGTCGGACCATGCGGCCGCCGGATGACCGAGTTCGGCCATCGCCGCGTCCCAGTCCGCCTTCATCATCGCGGTGACCTGCCGCCTGCCCCTGCCACCCGGCTTGAGCAGGCCGCGATGATCACCCTCGACCCCGCTGTCGAGGCCGACGAAGGCGCGGTCGATCGTCTCGACCGCGCCTTTCGGGCGGCTCTTCCTCGCAATGCCGAGGAGCCGCCCCGTCACGATCAGAGCGTCTTCGCGATCGCGCCGGCCGTATCGACCATGCGGTTCGAGAAGCCCCATTCGTTGTCGTACCAGCTCAGCACGCGGACCAGCTTGCCTTCCAGCACGGCGGTCTCGAGGCTGTCGACGGTCGACGAGGCGGCCGCGCCGTTGAGGTCGATCGAAACCAGCGGCTCGTCGGTATAATCCAGCACGCCCTTGAGCGGGCCGTCGGCGGCCGCCTTCAGGATCGCGTTGACCTCCTCCTTCGTCGTGTCGCGCTTCGGCGTGAAGGTCAGGTCGATCATCGAGACGTTCGGCGTCGGCACGCGCACCGCCGAACCGTCCAGCTTGCCCTTCAGCTCGGGCAACACCTCGCCCACCGCGCGGGCGGCGCCGGTGGTGGTCGGGATCATCGACATCCCGGCGGCACGCGCACGGCGCGGATCGGAATGGACCTGGTCGAGGATCTTCTGGTCGTTGGTGTAGGCGTGGACGGTGGTCATCAGGCCGCGCTCGATGCCGATCGCATCGTTCAGCACCTTGGCGACCGGCGCCAGGCAGTTGGTGGTGCACGAGGCGTTCGACAGGATCGTCATGTCACCGGTGATCTTGTCGTGGTTCACGCCGAACACGACCGTCAGGTCCACGCCCTTGGCAGGCGCCGAGATCAGCACCTTCTTGGCGCCGGCGGCGATGTGCTTCTGCGCGCTTTCGCGATCGGTGAAGAAGCCGGTGCACTCGAGCGCGATGTCGACGCCGTTGGCGGCGTGCGGCAGGTTCGCCGGGTCGCGCTCGGCCGAGACGTGGATGCGCTTGCCGTCGATGATCAGGTCGTTGCCGTCGACCTCGACGGTGCCCTTCCAGGTGCCGTGGACCGAATCGCGCTTGAACAGGCGGGCATTGTCGGCGGGCTTGCCGAGATCGTTGATCGAAACGAGTTCCAGCCCGCAGTCCGGACGCTCGAGGATCGCGCGCGCAACCAACCGGCCGATGCGGCCGAAGCCGTTGATCGCAACTTTCACCGCCATTCTAGTCTCTCCCTCGGGCAGTCGGTGGAGAACGCGCCGGATACGCAGGATCGGATGGCCGGCGGCCTCCCAGGAACAGGTGGGCGGCACGAGTCCGCCCGGTCGCGGCCCATCTGGCGTGCGGCCGGGCGAACGTCAACCGCGCCGGGTTGCCGTTGCTTCGTTGCGGTGCCGTGCTATGCCGAGGCATGAGCATGGAAAGCGAGCATTTCCAAAGGGCCTTGGGCCGTCTTGAAGCCGCCGTCGAACGTCTGGAGCGGGTGGCGCGGCCGTCGTCCGTCGCCGGCGCCGCTCCTGCCGGAGACGACGGGCGCCTCGCCGCGCTGGAAGCGCGCCACGCCAAGCTGCGCGACGGCGCGGCACAGGCGCTGGCCCGGCTGGACCGGCTGATCGAGGGAAAGAGCTGATGGCGCAGGTGAATGTCGAGATCGGCGGCCGATCCTATGAACTCTCCTGCCGCGACGGCGAGGAGGAACGGCTGCGGCTGCTCGGCCGGCTGGTCGATGCCAAGGCGGCCGACGTCACCCGTGCGATCGGCAAGGCGAGCGAAGCGCGCGAGCTGCTGCTGACCGCCCTGCTGCTCGCCGACGAGCTGGACGAGGCGCGCGGCGCCGCCGCCCGCCAGCGGATCGAGGATGCCCAGCGCATCGCCGCGATGGATCGCTATGCCGAAAAGCTGGAAAGCCTCGCCGCGCGTCTTGAGAAGCCGGCCGCCAGCGCCTAGATGGGTTGGCGGTGGGCACTGCCCGATACGAGCTTTTGCGAACATCCCTGAGGCGATTCACATCCTAAGGGGGTCGTCCCTGGTCGGGCTCCGGCCCGTGCTACATGGCTCCCACCTGACGTAAACGGCGTCAGAGGATATTCCGGCAAACGGTCATGGCGGTCCCACCACCCTCCCCCAAGGCCGAACTCCGCCGCGATCTGCGCGCGCGTCGCCTCGCCTTCGCGGGCGACCGCCAGGCGATCGACCTGCATCTCGCGTCTTTGCTGGCGCAGGAAGGCCCGATCGCCGGCTATATCGCCCACAAGGGCGAGCCGGACGTGCTGCCCTTCCTGATGCGCGCCTTTTACCTCGGTCACGCAGTGGCGCTGCCCCGCCCCGGCACCGAGACGCTGGAATTCATCCGCTGGCATCCCGATCTCGTCATGGAACCCGGCCTCGCCGGCATCCCGCAGCCCGTCGGCGGCGAGCCGATTCTGCCGCGGATCGTGCTGGCGCCCCTGCTCGGCTTCGATCGCGCCGGCCACCGGCTCGGCCAGGGTGGCGGTTATTATGATCGCTGGTTCGCGGCGCATCCCGACGCTACACGCATCGGCATTGCGTGGAGCGTGCAGGAGGTGGGTGCGCTGGCGCCGGAACCTTGGGACATGCCACTCCACGCGATCGTGACCGAGAAGGAGTGGATCGCCCCATGACGCCCCCGCCCGAGCCGTATCAGCCAAGCTGGCGCCGCACGGCGGGCGCGTTCCTGATCCTCGCGCTGATCGCGATCTGGGCGAGCCTCGTCGTCCAGCTCGCCGGGCCGGTGGGCAGGCTGCCGGTGCTGGTGCAGGCGATCTTCTACATCATCGCCGGCGTGGCCTGGATCTGGCTGCTGCCGCTCCGCCGCATCCTGTCGTGGAGCGAGACGGGCCGCTGGCGACGCTGAACCTCAGCCGCCGTCGCCGCGATCGTGGTGATGGTGATCGCTCGGGTGGCCGGGATGGTCGTGACCCCAGCCGTCGTGCCAGCAGCCCGACAGGCCGACACCCGTCGCGATCAGGGCCAGAGCGAGAAAAGCCTTACGCATGAAAACACACTCCTTCGCTCGCGCCCCAACGGGCCGAGCGAAGGAAGTGTTCCGATGTCTCGAATGGCTCCCAAGGAGCCAAATGGCGCGAGTGACGGGGCTCGAACCCGCGACCTCCGGCGTGACAGGCCGGCGCTCTAACCGACTGAGCTACACCCGCGCATTTGGTATCCCGTGGTGGCCTCGGCCGCCGCGGTGGAGGGGCCTCTAAGGGGCTGTCACAAGCCTGTCAAGCGACGGAGGGCGGCTCGTCCAAATCTTTTCGCGGGTGCCCGCCGAGCGTGCCGCGCTCGAACAGGAAACCGGCGATATCCGGCCGTCCCGCCGTATCCAGCACGGTGTGGATGATGATCAGCAGTGGCGTCGCCAGCACCGCGCCTACCGTGCCCCACACCCATGCCCAGAAGCTCAGCGACACCAGAATCAGCAGCGGAGAAAGCGTCAGCTTGCGCCCGACGATCAGCGGCGTGACGATATTCGCCTCGATCAGATGCAGGCACAGGAAGATCGCCGGCGGCGCCGCCGCATACCAGGGGTCGGCAAAAGTCATCAGGCCGCCCAGCGCCAGCAGGATCACGCAGCCGACCGGGCCGACATAGGGCACGTAGTTGAGCAGGGCGACGAGGCCGCCCCACATCAGCGGGGTCGGCAGGCCGACATAATAGACCGCGACGGCGACGATACAGCCCAGCGTCACGTTGATGGTGGTGATGGTCGCGATGTAGCTGGAGGTGCGGTCGACGACTTCCTGAATGACCCGTGCCAGCGTCATCGCGCTGTCGAATGTGGAACGGCTGGTGATCGTGTGCCGCCGCGCCCGCGTCCACCCCGAGAGGAAGAAGAAGATCACCAGCATCGCGAAGAAGAACTGGAGGATCACGAACGGTGCCGAGGTGGTGAGCAGCGACAACAGCGAGTTGGGCGTGTCCAGCGTCACCGTCCGCGCATGGGTCTTGGAGATCATGATCGTGTTGGCCAGCTCGCCGATCGATCTGTTGAGCTGCGCGTAGACATCGACGAGCGGGCGCACCGTCGTCTTGATGAGGCTGATCCGCTTGGGAAGGATCGCCACCCAGTTGGAGGCCGGCACCACCACCGCCGCGATCGCCATGTTGGCGACGCCGATGAAGAACAGCACGCACAGGAAGGCCGAGGCCGCCGAGGGTAATCCGCGCCGCTCCAGCCATTCCAGCAGCGGTACCAGGGCAATCGCGACGACCAAGGCGGCGACCAGCGGCAGGAAGAATTCCGCGCCGGCGCGCAGCGCGAAGGGCAAGGCCAGCACCAGCCCGATGCCGAGGATCAGCGCGGTCGCGGCCAGCAGCCGGTCGCGGTGATAGCCGCCCGTCACCATCGCCGCCCATTGCGACTCGGTATGGCGCTCCACGGCGCTGCCGATCTTCTCGGCCGCCTCGTCCATCACCTCGTCGTCGAGCCGCTCGGTCATCGGTCCTCCCTCGTCGGTGCGAGGCTTAGCAGGAAGCGGATCGCGCGGGAAAGCATGCCGCTCATCGCGTCGATCAGTCTGACGAAGGATAGCGATTAGACAAAGGCCGTCACGGGGGCGCAATCAACGGGGGCGACAAGCAACCAAACCAAAGCAGCCTGGAGAGATGTGATGAACGTCGAAGCCAAATGCCCGGTCGGCAACCATATGGGCGGCAATGCCGTCCTGTTCGAGATGACCAACCGGATCTGGTGGCCCAACCAGCTCGATCTCTCCGTCCTGCATCTCAATCCGCCCGCCGGCGACCCGATGGAGCCGGATTACGATTACGCCGCCGAGTTCAAGACGCTCGACCTCGCGGCGGTGAAGGCGGACCTCACCGCGCTGATGACCGATTCGCAGGAATGGTGGCCGGCGGACTTCGGCCATTACGGCCCGCTCTTCATCCGCATGGCGTGGCACGCCGCGGGCACCTACCGCATCGGTGACGGGCGCGGCGGCGCGGGTTCGGGCCAGCAGCGCTTCGCCCCGCTCAATTCCTGGCCGGACAATGCCAATCTCGACAAGGCCCGCCACCTGCTCTGGCCGATCAAGCAGAAATACGGCCGCAAGCTCAGCTGGGCGGATCTGCTGGTGCTGACCGGCAACGTCGCGCTCGAATCGATGGGCTTCAAGACCGCCGGCTTCGGCGGCGGCCGCGTCGACACCTGGGAGCCGGAGCGCGACACCGACTGGGGCCGCGAGCGCGAATGGCTGGGTGACGAGCGCTATTCGGGCGACCGCGACCTCGCCCATCCGCTCGCCGCCGTGCAGATGGGCCTGATCTACGTCAATCCGGAAGGCCCCAACGGCAACCCCGATCCGCTCAAGGCGGCCATCGACATCCGCGAGACCTTCGCGCGCATGGCGATGAACGACGAGGAGACGGTGGCACTGATCGCCGGCGGCCACACCTTCGGCAAGACTCATGGTGCCGCCGATCCCGGCCAGTATGTCGGCCCGGAGCCGGAAGGCGCCTCGATCGAACAGCAGGGCCTCGGCTGGGCCAACAGCTACGGCAGCGGCAATGCCGGCGACACCATCACCTCGGGCCTAGAAGTGACGTGGACGCAGGAGCCGACCAAGTGGACGAACCTGTTCTTCAAGAACCTGTTCGCGCATGAGTGGGAACTGACCAAGAGCCCCGCCGGTGCGCAGCAATGGGTCGCCAAGGGCGCCGCCGAGGACGTGCCGGACGCGCATGATGCATCGAAGAAGCATCGCCCGACGATGCTGACCACCGATCTCGCGCTGCGTTTCGACCCGGCCTACGAGAAAATCTCGCGCCGCTTCGCCGAGGATCAGGATGCCTTCGCCTACGCCTTCGCCGAGGCCTGGTATAAGCTGACCCACCGCGACAGCGGCGCGCACGGCCGCCTGCTTGGGCCGGAAGTGCCCGCAGAGCCGCGCATCTGGCAGGATCCCCTGCCTGCCGCGACCGGCGCGCCGCTCTCCGATGCGGACGCCGAGGCTCTCAAGGCGAAAATCCTCGATTCCGGCCTGACCATCCCGCAGCTGGTCAAGACGGCGTGGGCATCCGCCTCCACCTATCGCGTCACCGACAAGCGCGGCGGCGCCAACGGCGCGCGCATCGCGCTCGCCCCGCAGAAGGACTGGGCCGTCAACGAGCCGGCCGAGCTTGCCACCGTGCTTGCCAAGCTCAACGAGCTGCGCGGTTCGGTCAGCCTCGCCGACGCGATCGTGCTGGGC encodes the following:
- the katG gene encoding catalase/peroxidase HPI, which gives rise to MNVEAKCPVGNHMGGNAVLFEMTNRIWWPNQLDLSVLHLNPPAGDPMEPDYDYAAEFKTLDLAAVKADLTALMTDSQEWWPADFGHYGPLFIRMAWHAAGTYRIGDGRGGAGSGQQRFAPLNSWPDNANLDKARHLLWPIKQKYGRKLSWADLLVLTGNVALESMGFKTAGFGGGRVDTWEPERDTDWGREREWLGDERYSGDRDLAHPLAAVQMGLIYVNPEGPNGNPDPLKAAIDIRETFARMAMNDEETVALIAGGHTFGKTHGAADPGQYVGPEPEGASIEQQGLGWANSYGSGNAGDTITSGLEVTWTQEPTKWTNLFFKNLFAHEWELTKSPAGAQQWVAKGAAEDVPDAHDASKKHRPTMLTTDLALRFDPAYEKISRRFAEDQDAFAYAFAEAWYKLTHRDSGAHGRLLGPEVPAEPRIWQDPLPAATGAPLSDADAEALKAKILDSGLTIPQLVKTAWASASTYRVTDKRGGANGARIALAPQKDWAVNEPAELATVLAKLNELRGSVSLADAIVLGGNAAVEAAAKKAGHDVKVAFTGGRTDATAEQTDADSFDALEPTIDGFRNYVGEPTAYSLEEVLVDRAQLLGLSAPEMTVLVGGLRVLGANHGDSAHGVFTDRKGTLSNDFFKNLLKSSFDAKWASAGEDGTFVATDRKSGARTLTGTRVDLVFGSNSQLRALSEAYAADDAGQAFATAFARAWGKVMEADRF
- a CDS encoding 5-formyltetrahydrofolate cyclo-ligase, with amino-acid sequence MAVPPPSPKAELRRDLRARRLAFAGDRQAIDLHLASLLAQEGPIAGYIAHKGEPDVLPFLMRAFYLGHAVALPRPGTETLEFIRWHPDLVMEPGLAGIPQPVGGEPILPRIVLAPLLGFDRAGHRLGQGGGYYDRWFAAHPDATRIGIAWSVQEVGALAPEPWDMPLHAIVTEKEWIAP
- a CDS encoding DUF2842 domain-containing protein, encoding MTPPPEPYQPSWRRTAGAFLILALIAIWASLVVQLAGPVGRLPVLVQAIFYIIAGVAWIWLLPLRRILSWSETGRWRR
- a CDS encoding AI-2E family transporter, with the protein product MTERLDDEVMDEAAEKIGSAVERHTESQWAAMVTGGYHRDRLLAATALILGIGLVLALPFALRAGAEFFLPLVAALVVAIALVPLLEWLERRGLPSAASAFLCVLFFIGVANMAIAAVVVPASNWVAILPKRISLIKTTVRPLVDVYAQLNRSIGELANTIMISKTHARTVTLDTPNSLLSLLTTSAPFVILQFFFAMLVIFFFLSGWTRARRHTITSRSTFDSAMTLARVIQEVVDRTSSYIATITTINVTLGCIVAVAVYYVGLPTPLMWGGLVALLNYVPYVGPVGCVILLALGGLMTFADPWYAAAPPAIFLCLHLIEANIVTPLIVGRKLTLSPLLILVSLSFWAWVWGTVGAVLATPLLIIIHTVLDTAGRPDIAGFLFERGTLGGHPRKDLDEPPSVA
- a CDS encoding phosphoglycerate kinase, with the translated sequence MTVFKTLDYIGDVTGKRVLVREDLNVPMDGNRVTDDTRLRAAAPTVAELSDKGAIVLVLAHFGRPKGQPSEEFSLRKVVQSLADVLGRDVKYVDWEGDKEAVAALQPGDIAVLENTRFFGGEEKNDPAVVDRFASLGDLYVNDAFSAAHRAHASTEGLAHKLPAYAGRSMEAELKALEKALGNPEHPVAAVVGGAKVSTKLDVLKHLVTKVDHLIIGGGMANTFLAARGVDVGKSLCEHDLTGTANEIMDAADKANCTVHLPYDVVVAKEFRANPPTRTVNVHEVAADEMILDVGPAAVEALADALKTCRTLVWNGPLGAFETPPFDTATVSLARTAAALTQDGSLVSVAGGGDTVAALNQAGVGDDFTFVSTAGGAFLEWMEGKELPGVAALSR
- a CDS encoding MOSC domain-containing protein, with amino-acid sequence MTGRLLGIARKSRPKGAVETIDRAFVGLDSGVEGDHRGLLKPGGRGRRQVTAMMKADWDAAMAELGHPAAAWSDRRVNLLIDGLDLPREAGALLRVGDALFAITGECDPCVRMESVAVGLEAALTPGWRGGRTMKVVEAGDIAIGDPVSIETQEFREAV
- the gap gene encoding type I glyceraldehyde-3-phosphate dehydrogenase, whose product is MAVKVAINGFGRIGRLVARAILERPDCGLELVSINDLGKPADNARLFKRDSVHGTWKGTVEVDGNDLIIDGKRIHVSAERDPANLPHAANGVDIALECTGFFTDRESAQKHIAAGAKKVLISAPAKGVDLTVVFGVNHDKITGDMTILSNASCTTNCLAPVAKVLNDAIGIERGLMTTVHAYTNDQKILDQVHSDPRRARAAGMSMIPTTTGAARAVGEVLPELKGKLDGSAVRVPTPNVSMIDLTFTPKRDTTKEEVNAILKAAADGPLKGVLDYTDEPLVSIDLNGAAASSTVDSLETAVLEGKLVRVLSWYDNEWGFSNRMVDTAGAIAKTL
- a CDS encoding cell division protein ZapA; translation: MAQVNVEIGGRSYELSCRDGEEERLRLLGRLVDAKAADVTRAIGKASEARELLLTALLLADELDEARGAAARQRIEDAQRIAAMDRYAEKLESLAARLEKPAASA